One stretch of Bos indicus x Bos taurus breed Angus x Brahman F1 hybrid chromosome 22, Bos_hybrid_MaternalHap_v2.0, whole genome shotgun sequence DNA includes these proteins:
- the AZI2 gene encoding 5-azacytidine-induced protein 2 isoform X1 yields the protein MDALVEDDICILNHEKAHRRDPVTPVSIYSGDESVASHFALVTAYEDIKKRLKDSEKENSFLKKRIRILEEKLIGARKDEETSSVGREQVNKAYHAYREVCIDRDNLKSKLDKMNKDNSESLKVLNEQLQSKEVELLQLRTEVETQQVIRNLNPPSSNWEVEKLSCDLKIHGLEQELELLRKECRDLRIELQKAKQTDPSLDDNLNCRDLQRLSVSSDNMQSAYWELKREMSNLHLVTQVQAELLRKLKTPAAIKKACAPAGCMEDLGKDSTKLHLSNFTAAYKRHAPLSPNGKTLCHATPSPLPGDAKVLSEKAALQSWTDHERSIPHDGTNFQEHNSYSRNSLEDNSWVFPSPPKSSETTFGEMKSKPLPLPNLPPLHYLDQHNQNCHYKH from the exons ATGGATGCACTGGTGGAAGATGACATCTGTATTCTGAATCATGAAAAAGCCCACAGGAGAGACCCAGTGACTCCAGTCTCAATATATTCAGGAGATGAATCTGTTGCTTCACATTTTGCCCTCGTCACTGCATATGAAGACATCAAAAAACGACTTAAGGATTCAGAGAAAGAGaactctttcttaaaaaaaagaatcagaattttggaagaaaag CTTATAGGAGCTCGAAAGGATGAAGAAACAAGCTCTGTGGGACGGGAACAAGTAAATAAAGCCTACCACGCGTACCGAGAGGTCTGCATCGATAGAGATAATCTGAAAAGCAAGCTGGATAAAATG AATAAAGACAACTCTGAATCTTTGAAAGTGTTGAATGAGCAGCTACAATCTAAAGAAGTAGAACTCCTCCAGCTGAGGACAGAGGTGGAAACTCAGCAGG TGATAAGAAATTTAAATCCTCCTTCATCAAACTGGGAGGTGGAAAAGTTAAGCTGCGACCTGAAGATCCATGGTTTGGAACAGGAACTGGAACTGCTGAGGAAAGAATGTAGAGATCTCAGAATAGAGCTGCAGAAAGCCAAACAAACG GATCCATCTCTGGATGACAATCTGAACTGCAGAGATCTGCAGAGACTGAGCGTTTCAAG TGACAATATGCAAAGTGCATACTGGGAACTGAAGAGAGAAATGTCTAACTTGCATCTGGTGACTCAAGTACAAGCCGAACTACTGAGAAAGCTGAAAACCCCAGCTGCAATCAAGAAAG cTTGCGCCCCAGCAGGATGCATGGAAGACCTGGGTAAAGACAGCACAAAACTGCACTTGTCGAATTTTACTGCAGCTTACAAAAGACATGCCCCCCTCTCACCAAATGGCAAAACGCTCTGTCATGCCACGCCTTCCCCCTTACCAGGAGACGCAAAGgttttatcagagaaggcagctCTCCAGTCGTGGACAGATCACGAGCGATCCATTCCTCACGATGGCACAAACTTTCAGGAACACAACTCTTACAGTAGAAATTCCCTGGAAGATAATTCCTGGGTATTCCCAAGCCCTCCTAAATCAAGTGAGACGACATTTGGGGAAATGAAAAGTAAACCTTTGCCTTTACCCAACTTGCCACCACTGCATTACTTGGATCAACATAATCAAAACTGCCATTATAAACATTAA
- the AZI2 gene encoding 5-azacytidine-induced protein 2 isoform X3, protein MDALVEDDICILNHEKAHRRDPVTPVSIYSGDESVASHFALVTAYEDIKKRLKDSEKENSFLKKRIRILEEKLIGARKDEETSSVGREQVNKAYHAYREVCIDRDNLKSKLDKMNKDNSESLKVLNEQLQSKEVELLQLRTEVETQQVIRNLNPPSSNWEVEKLSCDLKIHGLEQELELLRKECRDLRIELQKAKQTDPSLDDNLNCRDLQRLSVSSDNMQSAYWELKREMSNLHLVTQVQAELLRKLKTPAAIKKGNLRPSRMHGRPG, encoded by the exons ATGGATGCACTGGTGGAAGATGACATCTGTATTCTGAATCATGAAAAAGCCCACAGGAGAGACCCAGTGACTCCAGTCTCAATATATTCAGGAGATGAATCTGTTGCTTCACATTTTGCCCTCGTCACTGCATATGAAGACATCAAAAAACGACTTAAGGATTCAGAGAAAGAGaactctttcttaaaaaaaagaatcagaattttggaagaaaag CTTATAGGAGCTCGAAAGGATGAAGAAACAAGCTCTGTGGGACGGGAACAAGTAAATAAAGCCTACCACGCGTACCGAGAGGTCTGCATCGATAGAGATAATCTGAAAAGCAAGCTGGATAAAATG AATAAAGACAACTCTGAATCTTTGAAAGTGTTGAATGAGCAGCTACAATCTAAAGAAGTAGAACTCCTCCAGCTGAGGACAGAGGTGGAAACTCAGCAGG TGATAAGAAATTTAAATCCTCCTTCATCAAACTGGGAGGTGGAAAAGTTAAGCTGCGACCTGAAGATCCATGGTTTGGAACAGGAACTGGAACTGCTGAGGAAAGAATGTAGAGATCTCAGAATAGAGCTGCAGAAAGCCAAACAAACG GATCCATCTCTGGATGACAATCTGAACTGCAGAGATCTGCAGAGACTGAGCGTTTCAAG TGACAATATGCAAAGTGCATACTGGGAACTGAAGAGAGAAATGTCTAACTTGCATCTGGTGACTCAAGTACAAGCCGAACTACTGAGAAAGCTGAAAACCCCAGCTGCAATCAAGAAAGGCAA cTTGCGCCCCAGCAGGATGCATGGAAGACCTGGGTAA
- the AZI2 gene encoding 5-azacytidine-induced protein 2 isoform X2, giving the protein MDALVEDDICILNHEKAHRRDPVTPVSIYSGDESVASHFALVTAYEDIKKRLKDSEKENSFLKKRIRILEEKNKDNSESLKVLNEQLQSKEVELLQLRTEVETQQVIRNLNPPSSNWEVEKLSCDLKIHGLEQELELLRKECRDLRIELQKAKQTDPSLDDNLNCRDLQRLSVSSDNMQSAYWELKREMSNLHLVTQVQAELLRKLKTPAAIKKACAPAGCMEDLGKDSTKLHLSNFTAAYKRHAPLSPNGKTLCHATPSPLPGDAKVLSEKAALQSWTDHERSIPHDGTNFQEHNSYSRNSLEDNSWVFPSPPKSSETTFGEMKSKPLPLPNLPPLHYLDQHNQNCHYKH; this is encoded by the exons ATGGATGCACTGGTGGAAGATGACATCTGTATTCTGAATCATGAAAAAGCCCACAGGAGAGACCCAGTGACTCCAGTCTCAATATATTCAGGAGATGAATCTGTTGCTTCACATTTTGCCCTCGTCACTGCATATGAAGACATCAAAAAACGACTTAAGGATTCAGAGAAAGAGaactctttcttaaaaaaaagaatcagaattttggaagaaaag AATAAAGACAACTCTGAATCTTTGAAAGTGTTGAATGAGCAGCTACAATCTAAAGAAGTAGAACTCCTCCAGCTGAGGACAGAGGTGGAAACTCAGCAGG TGATAAGAAATTTAAATCCTCCTTCATCAAACTGGGAGGTGGAAAAGTTAAGCTGCGACCTGAAGATCCATGGTTTGGAACAGGAACTGGAACTGCTGAGGAAAGAATGTAGAGATCTCAGAATAGAGCTGCAGAAAGCCAAACAAACG GATCCATCTCTGGATGACAATCTGAACTGCAGAGATCTGCAGAGACTGAGCGTTTCAAG TGACAATATGCAAAGTGCATACTGGGAACTGAAGAGAGAAATGTCTAACTTGCATCTGGTGACTCAAGTACAAGCCGAACTACTGAGAAAGCTGAAAACCCCAGCTGCAATCAAGAAAG cTTGCGCCCCAGCAGGATGCATGGAAGACCTGGGTAAAGACAGCACAAAACTGCACTTGTCGAATTTTACTGCAGCTTACAAAAGACATGCCCCCCTCTCACCAAATGGCAAAACGCTCTGTCATGCCACGCCTTCCCCCTTACCAGGAGACGCAAAGgttttatcagagaaggcagctCTCCAGTCGTGGACAGATCACGAGCGATCCATTCCTCACGATGGCACAAACTTTCAGGAACACAACTCTTACAGTAGAAATTCCCTGGAAGATAATTCCTGGGTATTCCCAAGCCCTCCTAAATCAAGTGAGACGACATTTGGGGAAATGAAAAGTAAACCTTTGCCTTTACCCAACTTGCCACCACTGCATTACTTGGATCAACATAATCAAAACTGCCATTATAAACATTAA